In one Sporomusa sphaeroides DSM 2875 genomic region, the following are encoded:
- a CDS encoding efflux RND transporter periplasmic adaptor subunit, producing the protein MNRKSIIWLTVLFLVVTAGCSKQQTARPAQEVVVKAMQVIQQDTPVTYEFVGEIIAKDEVQVKSEVSGNISRKFVNGGDTIRAGQPLFEIDRRKYAAAVADAQAQVAQAQASFSNIQRDVTRYQNLASQGGIAIQILDTAVSQAEQAEALVKAYQAKLEQAQNDLSDTLIVSPVDGRIGVNELSVGGYVQAGSTVLATVSTVNPVQVRFSMSENEYLKFAKMGTSPDAWGQNLKLILSDGSEYPLPGHLEQIDRGMANQTGTLAMKAAFDNPNQLLVPGMFARIVAVGETRQGALLIPQRAVQEMLGKTFVTVAGANNEATTKPVKLGPKIGNLQVIEEGLTPQDIVVVEGFAKTQPGSPLNITMIGLNDLTIPGTK; encoded by the coding sequence GTGAACCGAAAAAGCATTATATGGCTGACTGTGCTGTTCTTGGTGGTAACAGCAGGCTGCAGTAAACAGCAGACTGCCCGTCCGGCTCAGGAAGTTGTCGTCAAAGCCATGCAGGTTATTCAGCAGGATACACCTGTTACATACGAGTTTGTTGGTGAAATTATCGCCAAAGACGAAGTCCAGGTCAAATCAGAAGTCTCTGGCAATATCTCCCGTAAATTTGTCAACGGCGGCGATACAATTCGTGCCGGACAACCGCTGTTTGAAATTGACCGTCGCAAATATGCGGCGGCGGTAGCCGATGCCCAGGCGCAGGTGGCCCAGGCGCAGGCTTCGTTTAGCAATATCCAACGCGATGTTACCCGCTATCAAAACCTGGCAAGTCAAGGAGGCATAGCCATTCAGATTCTGGACACGGCTGTGTCGCAGGCCGAGCAGGCAGAAGCTTTGGTAAAAGCTTATCAGGCCAAACTGGAGCAAGCCCAGAATGATTTGTCAGACACCTTAATCGTATCGCCGGTAGATGGCCGGATTGGTGTAAACGAGTTAAGTGTCGGCGGCTATGTTCAGGCCGGCAGTACTGTACTGGCAACTGTCTCAACAGTCAACCCCGTACAAGTGCGCTTCAGTATGAGTGAAAATGAATATCTAAAATTTGCCAAAATGGGCACTTCCCCTGATGCCTGGGGACAAAACCTTAAACTGATTCTCAGCGATGGCAGCGAGTATCCGCTTCCCGGCCATCTGGAACAGATTGACCGGGGAATGGCCAACCAAACCGGTACTCTGGCCATGAAAGCCGCTTTCGATAATCCCAACCAGTTGCTGGTACCCGGCATGTTTGCCAGAATAGTGGCTGTCGGTGAAACCCGGCAGGGAGCATTACTGATTCCCCAGCGGGCTGTTCAGGAAATGCTGGGTAAAACCTTTGTCACTGTTGCCGGCGCCAATAATGAAGCAACGACCAAGCCGGTAAAATTAGGACCCAAAATTGGCAATCTGCAAGTTATCGAAGAAGGGCTTACTCCCCAGGATATCGTTGTTGTCGAAGGATTTGCGAAAACCCAGCCAGGTTCGCCGCTTAACATCACCATGATCGGACTAAATGATCTGACTATTCCGGGCACGAAGTAA